The following are encoded together in the Desulfobotulus mexicanus genome:
- the hcp gene encoding hydroxylamine reductase — MFCFQCQETMKNTGCTVKGFCGKPEETASLQDLLIFVMKGISVYGEKLKEMGAADRSHDNFIMKGLFATITNANWDNARFSSMIEEGLRRRESLAVKFRDLYREKNGKDCAESLPEAATWTAPAEAFGEKAKKVGVLLTDNEDVRSLRELLTIGLKGIAAYAEHAAVLGFHKEEIGEFMMEALASTTKELSVDAMTGLVMKAGEMAVSTMALLDEANTKTYGHPELSEVNIGVGSKPGILISGHDLKDMEELLCQTEGTGIDVYTHGEMLPANYYPAFKKYTHFVGNYGGSWWHQNDEFESFNGPVLLTTNCLVPLKKDNSYLDRLFTTGVVGYEGAMHIADRPEGGVRDFSPLIEKARSCAPPISLEEGSIVGGFAHNQVLALADKVVEAVKSGAIRRFVVMAGCDGRHKSRSYYTEVAESLPSDTVILTAGCAKYRYNKLNLGDIGGIPRVLDAGQCNDSYSLAVIALKLKEVFGLEDINELPISYDIAWYEQKAVAVLLALLSLGVKGIRLGPTLPAFLSPAVAKVLVEKFDIKPISSVEEDVAAMMAGR; from the coding sequence GTGTTCTGTTTTCAGTGTCAGGAAACCATGAAAAACACCGGATGCACGGTAAAGGGTTTCTGCGGGAAACCCGAAGAAACGGCAAGCCTTCAGGACCTTCTGATTTTTGTCATGAAAGGCATTTCCGTTTATGGCGAAAAACTAAAGGAAATGGGGGCTGCTGACCGGAGCCATGACAACTTTATCATGAAAGGTCTTTTTGCCACCATTACCAATGCCAACTGGGATAATGCCCGCTTTAGCTCCATGATTGAGGAAGGCCTGCGGCGCAGGGAAAGCCTTGCCGTTAAATTCAGAGATCTTTACCGTGAAAAAAACGGGAAGGATTGCGCAGAATCTCTTCCTGAGGCAGCTACCTGGACGGCTCCTGCTGAGGCCTTTGGGGAAAAGGCAAAAAAGGTGGGCGTTTTACTAACGGACAACGAAGACGTCCGTTCCCTGAGAGAACTTCTGACCATAGGCCTTAAGGGCATTGCGGCCTATGCGGAGCATGCGGCTGTTCTGGGATTTCATAAGGAAGAAATTGGCGAGTTCATGATGGAAGCTCTGGCTTCGACCACAAAGGAGCTGTCCGTGGATGCCATGACTGGCCTTGTTATGAAGGCCGGAGAAATGGCCGTCAGCACCATGGCCCTTCTGGATGAGGCCAATACGAAAACCTATGGTCATCCGGAACTGAGCGAGGTAAATATCGGCGTTGGCAGCAAGCCCGGTATTCTGATCTCCGGCCATGACCTTAAAGATATGGAAGAACTTCTCTGTCAGACCGAAGGTACGGGCATAGACGTTTATACCCATGGAGAAATGCTGCCTGCCAATTACTATCCTGCTTTTAAAAAGTATACTCACTTTGTGGGAAATTACGGTGGTTCATGGTGGCACCAGAATGATGAGTTTGAATCCTTTAACGGTCCCGTGCTTCTCACCACCAACTGTCTTGTGCCTTTAAAAAAGGACAATAGCTATCTGGATCGTCTGTTTACAACGGGTGTGGTGGGCTATGAAGGGGCTATGCACATTGCAGACCGGCCAGAAGGCGGGGTCAGGGATTTCTCTCCCCTCATCGAGAAAGCCAGAAGCTGTGCACCACCGATAAGCCTTGAAGAGGGAAGCATTGTGGGAGGCTTTGCCCATAATCAGGTTCTGGCACTGGCTGATAAGGTTGTGGAGGCAGTAAAGAGCGGTGCCATCCGCCGTTTTGTGGTCATGGCCGGTTGCGACGGAAGGCACAAAAGCCGCAGCTATTATACGGAAGTTGCTGAAAGTCTTCCTTCAGATACGGTCATACTTACGGCGGGATGTGCAAAGTATCGTTACAATAAGCTGAATTTAGGAGATATAGGTGGTATTCCACGGGTGCTGGATGCGGGTCAGTGCAATGACTCCTATTCCCTTGCCGTGATAGCCCTGAAACTGAAAGAAGTTTTTGGCTTAGAAGACATTAATGAACTGCCCATTTCCTATGATATAGCCTGGTATGAACAGAAGGCAGTAGCCGTTCTTCTGGCCCTTCTCTCCCTTGGGGTTAAGGGAATCCGCCTTGGTCCCACGCTGCCGGCCTTTTTGTCTCCGGCCGTGGCTAAGGTGCTTGTGGAAAAATTTGATATCAAACCCATATCCTCTGTGGAAGAAGATGTGGCAGCTATGATGGCGGGTCGTTAA
- a CDS encoding cytochrome c3 family protein translates to MKAPPGGMKTLLLALGLIVVGAGIYAAADFSMKATDEPAFCGSCHIMYEVVRTQQNSVHASLSCNDCHAPAGGMRKIMFKVKAGAKDVYQNTFGDVLDVIHTTQATKDVVNENCMACHTMTNLNVADAKESCTDCHRQVPHFSKSPIAERRVANE, encoded by the coding sequence ATGAAGGCACCTCCCGGCGGTATGAAAACCCTGCTTCTGGCCCTTGGTCTGATTGTTGTGGGTGCCGGTATTTATGCGGCAGCGGATTTTTCCATGAAAGCCACGGATGAGCCCGCATTCTGCGGATCCTGTCACATCATGTATGAGGTGGTGCGTACCCAGCAGAATTCTGTGCATGCCTCCCTTTCCTGCAATGACTGCCATGCACCTGCGGGCGGTATGCGGAAAATCATGTTCAAGGTCAAGGCAGGTGCCAAGGATGTGTACCAGAATACCTTTGGCGATGTTCTGGATGTGATTCATACCACCCAGGCCACAAAGGATGTGGTCAATGAAAACTGCATGGCCTGCCACACCATGACAAATCTCAATGTGGCTGATGCCAAGGAATCCTGTACGGACTGCCACCGTCAGGTTCCCCATTTTTCCAAGTCGCCCATTGCTGAAAGGAGGGTAGCCAATGAATAG
- a CDS encoding ammonia-forming cytochrome c nitrite reductase subunit c552 — protein MNRTAGRNIRLLVVCCLLTAGFVMGGCTQVPDPETPSYKTKLGADEIRNSAFKKQFPLHYETFLANNDDTQMTEYAGSVPHEKHLCGDLPRAYKYCQPYLKNLWMGYPFSYEYNRARGHTFALYDVLHIDRINRYSEEAGLPSTCYTCKTPKMIEWVDKYDDDFWAMEFHSFREELDLDDHTIGCATCHDPQSMDLRITSVPLDEALKRMGQDWREASRNEMRSLVCAQCHVEYYFQDKALGPEAKPVFPWDLGRNPENVYEYYKDKGSTERKGFEGNFVDWTHAVSDTPMIKIQHPEFETWYDGPHGAAGVSCSDCHMPYRRMDGKKKISSHHWTSPLKSAESISRTCGQCHSDKTPEYLKERVVYTQERTWEQLMVAQDLSVKAHEAVRLARAFEGEKPDNYEDLMIAAQERIRKGQMFWDWISAENSAGFHNPAKALETLARSQQYSQEAVNYAMQATGYATAPKLEGNIKDIVSPIKEHSRKLQQSQDHLDSHPWLGYLPLLPEADLVWDLNKRVGPEAP, from the coding sequence ATGAATAGGACTGCTGGCCGGAATATCCGGCTGCTTGTGGTATGCTGTCTTCTGACAGCTGGATTTGTAATGGGTGGCTGTACTCAGGTTCCGGACCCTGAAACACCATCTTATAAAACAAAACTGGGGGCGGACGAAATCCGCAATTCAGCCTTTAAAAAACAGTTCCCCCTGCATTATGAAACCTTCCTTGCCAACAACGATGACACGCAGATGACCGAATATGCGGGTTCAGTTCCCCATGAAAAACACCTCTGCGGAGATCTGCCAAGGGCTTATAAATACTGTCAGCCCTATCTGAAAAATCTCTGGATGGGTTATCCCTTCAGTTATGAATACAACCGGGCCAGAGGCCACACCTTTGCCCTTTATGATGTGTTGCACATTGATCGCATCAATCGTTACAGTGAGGAGGCGGGCCTGCCCTCCACCTGCTATACCTGCAAAACGCCCAAAATGATCGAGTGGGTGGATAAATATGATGATGATTTCTGGGCCATGGAGTTTCATTCCTTCAGGGAAGAGCTGGATCTGGATGACCACACCATAGGCTGTGCCACCTGCCATGATCCCCAGAGTATGGACTTGAGAATTACCAGTGTGCCTTTGGATGAGGCTTTGAAGCGCATGGGGCAGGACTGGCGGGAGGCGTCCAGAAATGAAATGCGTTCTCTGGTCTGTGCCCAGTGCCATGTGGAATATTATTTTCAGGATAAGGCATTGGGGCCTGAGGCCAAGCCCGTATTTCCCTGGGATCTGGGCAGAAATCCAGAAAATGTCTATGAATATTATAAGGATAAGGGTTCCACTGAACGCAAGGGCTTTGAGGGAAATTTTGTGGACTGGACCCATGCGGTTTCCGATACGCCCATGATCAAGATTCAGCATCCGGAATTTGAAACCTGGTATGATGGTCCCCATGGGGCCGCCGGTGTTTCCTGCTCCGACTGCCACATGCCCTATCGCCGCATGGACGGTAAAAAGAAAATATCTTCCCACCACTGGACTTCGCCCTTGAAAAGTGCTGAAAGCATCAGCCGGACCTGCGGGCAGTGCCACAGTGATAAAACACCGGAATATCTTAAGGAGCGGGTTGTTTATACTCAGGAACGCACCTGGGAGCAGTTGATGGTGGCTCAGGATCTTTCCGTGAAGGCCCATGAAGCCGTGCGCCTTGCCCGTGCCTTTGAGGGGGAAAAGCCGGATAATTATGAAGATTTAATGATCGCCGCTCAGGAGCGAATCCGTAAGGGGCAGATGTTCTGGGACTGGATATCAGCGGAAAACAGTGCTGGTTTCCATAATCCCGCCAAAGCACTGGAAACCCTTGCCCGTTCCCAGCAGTACAGTCAGGAGGCTGTGAACTATGCCATGCAGGCCACAGGTTATGCAACGGCACCAAAGCTTGAGGGCAATATCAAAGACATAGTATCGCCCATCA